tgggtcccttgccgccccaatagagggcggcaagggacccagatgaaaaaagtacggccaaaagatttttctatgttatgttaacaataaataaagaagtatttattggtaaaacttgttaatattgttataaaaatgtattgaagttggttgttgcgcaatttcatatgttaagtgaggtattattttgtaccttattcgacgtattagtactcggataatttataaaggcctatcgcagtctgggtcgtagaaacattatatggacttaaacaaggagaattatgtaacatgaagaaatagtagtacaatttgaacatgatacaactatttgcattgcggttacatagatgatattagattcgaactaggagggaggtagtgcaatagttgaacacaacgacgatgtagtaatgggacaaggaagcatgacagtagaaatttcaatatgctaagttgtccgataatagctaacccctacgtgaggatccctctcctctctcaaaccgcgctttagtaaccctgtattgctctggtagttcaagctgcacaacacggctaggtggagttagaacccttttggtgtctatccattctctgtattgacatctccttggtggttcctgggaggaaagaatagatgtaaagcaagcaaagttagtaaatgttgtgagaaaataaggattcatgtaatcaaaatattcttaccatgaaatcgtcgtcaagaatatttggacaaacaaagaaccttcgacccaatgttgtaggatttatggaacgaagaacctgacaacgatcaccacacttgcatcttggacgggcttcccatggagggagtgccgtagttagcacccgccagtcgctctgttgttcacgacattgtcgttcataagctgcttttctctgtaagtattgctcagtactttcggatgcgaaataccagcgaccttcttgtaaacaagtggttaggtcgagaacgggattttctgtatcgacccactcgatgtatgcgcaagccgtagtgcgggtctgccgaatagagtagtgttacgaagaataaagcgattgcccatacggaatgaataagcatatgcagataataaaatacctcacggtcatagttagggcacctaaaaaagcgccttcctcgaatatcaggattcctcgaagccattagttggcatcgatcaccgcataggcagagaggacgctggcaccaaggtggtagtaggtatacacaaggatcgctacgccagtttggatcctcaacatctcggcgtctagccattgacgaaagccggtcggatttgtaatgaagcaagtggggaagagagtactgaatgtgacttagttctgaaagattgtgaggcctcactcgttaaggcgacttatataagcgcaaaaaatcgagtgatacccctgacatgtgaacgtggtggggtatggtgggtacgcctgattggcgccgaaagatacatgcatgatcggcgccgaaagttacattggtcgtatgtgccaaatggcgggcaaatactcgtatcacacgcgaataaaggaggctgcatcggtgcggcagaaagtagtgcatgcgccgaaaggtatcgtgcatgcgccaaaaggtatcgtgcatatataacaacaacgtagtcattacacaagcatacagtactggaaagtgaagcaagtaaacaaagagaagactgctctacagtgcaactaacttatagtaaaacactgttcgtacctctcgacaaaggagtcgtgaaccgtgagtagctcaccgcacgtccgtgcccggaacgtcccaagctgagcacccaccgcagtaaggtgagaccggtgtcggtgatctatcgccgggtccaacaactaaggtgtatcctgacgtgccatctctgaaaaatatagtgtttcgtgttagaacaattcaaaaaatattactgtaaaacaaaagataacttgcaaaattatgaaatagtaataaaatcatgagattaattatgtacaacaagagtacaggctatttaaatatagcaaacgttactaatggtacataacgatgacgtgcaatttaacatatatgtagagttcaataatataacataacattacgtgtcgaagtccgacatacatcagcatacctaaagacgttaggcgccttagtccgacgttacatcacgagacctaaagacatgacatgccgaagtctgacattacacgacgaaacataaacacatcgataagttcgaaacgaattacaagcaaatccacatgccgacatagaacataagaactacaccacgtagctagacgtggcacgacgacgcctaggacgtggtcgagtggaggtagtgccttcacccgtagggcgagctccatctgctgctgatcctgatagtcctgcctccgccgcacttggtttctccttgtctttaggacaatgcttgtaggtgtgcccatgttcatcgcatttgctgcaacgcttcaccctgccagcctccgactcgtccatatcgttgcggatgcgacgagtcctcctccttccagccttgcctcggagcttcgatgggtcaggaatattgagtacttcatcgttagtctctgtgaactccccagctatgccgaacccataaatctcgccgctccatgtatgatatattgcttgcttactgaagtactgtgacacatatactgcatctggtatgccacactccgctgcgacagcaatgacatgggtgcatggcctgtggagcagcttcggctttgcacaagagcaatgacatgtgccgtcggctttaagaacacactcctgcttcactctcttgcggtagatacccctgcctgccttatcttgacatagtatctcaaacctgtgctgttgggtaccttgcactagagctcgatgtttcatggcctttttacgcaactcctctagctttttctgcatgaaagctccaaacaaaatgctgttgttcggcatagagggaagaactgcctggaaccgatccctaaaatacctgcatgtcccatgtaaaatgaactccactatgccaactagtggcagtccacggacaccgcgcatcacccagttgtaaacttctgccaaatttgttgtcattattccatatctagcaccacctgtgtcataagccttggcccatttctcttttggttcatgcagaatccactgagaaaatttccgaatctccaatccaATTCTTCTAACtaatgttggactatccgttgggagaggtccaagagcttgaggagggtcagcaacggcggtcgatggagccgctgcacgctgatcactgcatttggctgtcaactcacctaatctcttccaaagctcattgaatttttttctcctggttctgattgcacagcctcttgaacatgttcatgagctccttgttcttgaattgcttgaagaaattagctcccatatgatgcatccaccacctactctgtacatcttcccaaacaccggggtatcctcgttccatactcccaaactgcaactctcctatcgctcgcagaatgccagcgtgcctatcatgtatcagaCATACATTTGGCttcataccaacaacttttgttttaaccaatttcaggaaccagtaccagctgtcggtattctcactctcaacaaaagcaaatgccaagggcaatacctgattgttcccatctacccctattgctgttagtatctggccccgatactttcctgtcaagaatgtcccatcaatgcagagaacaggacgacagttcacgaatgccatcttgcatgcatgtagagctaagaacgccctttgcagcacactcttgccaggatgttcaattgaggggaatttcttcacttcgtaagagctcccagggtttctttcctcgataacaccaagcaggcgtggcaaattgtcatacgaggcttcgtaagttccaaatctcatctctattattttctgtttggccctccaggccttagcatagctaatagtatacttgtatgtctcttcaatgtgtcggattattgaccttggttcatatgtgagattatcgatgacatgcgcatacatctcagatgcaacaaatgcacatgtaatgttcctgtggtatttctgaacaccaggtagaaaacatgtatgcttggtaacaactgacactgtccaataatccttccatttccccttatacacgtgcactctccagggacaaccatatttttccttaacacaccgaacttcatattgcgaccggttcgacttggcaacccaaaactctctatgaagtgacactgcaaaatgttttaccgcctccttcatatcttctgctctactataaatcgctccctggataacctcattttctttgaactcccatctcacactatcctcttcagagacgatcagcccagaaaaatcctcactagcccattctgctggattaatatccgtctcatcatctgacgaatcaccttcctttacacgctcgttgtcagaatcctccctctccatttcatccacaatggcaccgacagtctccccctcgtcggccactccacctggttgaatgcccactggagctactacgcccccgtcctctcgtgcattgacctcctccacagaagtctcgtttacttcaACACTTGGttcctcgccatcatccatgttcgtctgcacacctggatccttcgggtgaacaaacggaaccaaagctagaggccacccgcgttgcaatgcattttccaaataccatctccacactcgagagttttgaactggcattagttcccaataaaaaccctcagttgcccgacttactataacattgattgttatgtcacttgtctgtggatcaactctcaagcccctcattaaccatccttttatagaaggtacactcctctcagccggtctatcaattcccctttctgatacaataaaatctgacagatctaccccagttggcccgtaacggacgtttcttggtccatggtaaacttggaatatttgtttgttcgacatatctgtcaacgaaataactagatcatattactctttcatgcaataaacatctacaacgtaatatcttcttgtgtaagccaatgcaacggtaatgtattaattctaaactagcagatctacgtagttaccgatatctacaatacgcacttctagattagtacaactaaaaccctaaaaatataatgcatttattcaaacaaatttttaaagaatacacactatttaactcaatagtcacatataggatctatgaatattacctgaaatcggcgtctgaatccggcagggcttcgccccttcttctcttctcctcccctctcttctttttttttcactggaattgaggagagaagaatgagggctgggggctgggcagcaggccttttataggcagcgaggcctgccgcccggccagagggtggcaaggggccgcctgcaaaatagccggccccgactggcttttttgcattcgggccccttgccgccccaccagagggcggcaagggttttcctgcaaaaaaaaccctccctccgtcaccgcccgttcctcccccgtttgccacgtcagcttgccgtcccagaggtgggcggcaggggctatttctgcaatttttttggttgatagattatttctgtaaatattaaaaaaaatctaaaaacgaaaaaaattcgaGCTTTTTGCCCCGAACAAGGTAGCGGGGCTGGGGGCGTTCCTGCCCAACCCAGCCCTGTTGCCATCCCTACGACAGCCCAACAAGCGAAGATGTGGCCTTCTTCATAATAGCATTCAATCGGAAAGGGCCCAGCAAAACCCGTGGCCCAGTACCTCTCACTAGTTAGTGAGCTAGAGGAGAGCGACTGACCAATTGGGAAATGCATTGGCAAGTCTGCCAAACCAAGCTTACTAATTTACTCCCAACAATGGTTCACCTTTGGGGATGAATCAAACTATAGATCCAAGTGAGGAAGCTATATTCCCAAATTTTAGCGGCAAAATAAATGCTCCACAAATCAATTCACTCCTATCAAAGCTTGATAAGAGGTAGCCATCGCCAAAATTGGCATCAAACTAAACTCTGCTAACCTTAGCTTAGCTATCAGCAGCATGCAAGGTAGCAGTTTCAAGCGGCTGGTAAGTTGTAACAGCTGATTCCAAATTTTCAATAGAAATCACACCGACCTAGAGAGGATCAGTACATGGTACTACATGCACACCATGCACGATGCCAACTCGATCCTAAACGCTACAATATGATCACACAGAACGCACATCCTGCATGCGATGCATGGCGCGTTCAACTTCACAGGAATCACCGAATCGGCGCCCCCAAGAAGATCAAGCACACCATTCCCATGCTGCCATGCATAGCAACCACGCGTTTTCATTGTGATTAAATGATTCCTCCAGTGCTATATGCCTATATAAATCCTAGCATCTCAAAGCAACTAATGAATCTACATAGAAATCAGCCGAGAAAGGAGTAGCTAAGCTAGGAGAGGATACGTAGTACGTACCAGTACCAATGGCTTCTTCAGCTGTCGTTGCCgcctgcgtcgtcgtcgtcgccgctgcgctGCTGCTGGTCACCGcccccggcgcggcggcgcagcccgGCGGCGCGTCGTCCGGGTCCGGCTGCAACGCCGGCCTCATCCGGCTCCTCCCATGCCTCGGCTTCGTCGGCGGCAACAACGCCGCGCCGTCGAACACGTGCTGCGCCAACCTGGGCAGCATGGTGCACGACGAGCCGCTCTGCCTCTGCCAGGCCCTCAGccagtccggcggcggcggcgcgatccCGGTGCCCGTGAACCGGACGCGCGCGGTGCAGCTGCCTCTCCTCTGCCGCCTCGACctcccgccggcggccaccgcctgCCCAGGTAACCGAGAtgatctcgccgtcgccgtgcagCCTCGGTCGTGCGCCGCGTCCAATCCATCGCATGCCGGCGTCCCGAGTTTTTTTCTTCCCTGTCTTTCTTCGTCGGCGACCAACCTGAAAAATTTCTTCCAACTCTCTCTTGTAGGGTTTGATCTAGGGGGAgcagcgccatcgccgccggtgaGCGTCCCGCGCTCGACGCCGAACTCCACTGCTCcatcgacgccgacgccggtgaCGGTGACACGGGCGCCGCCGCAACAGATGACACCGTCACCGAAGACAAGCAGCCAGACGCCGGAATACAGCAGCGGGCTCAAGCTGATAGCTGACTGCGTTCCTGTCGCACTTGGTTTTATGGCGTTGGTGTCAGCTCTGACATTCTGAAGACTTAGGGGAGATTAGAATTGTGCCGTAGAGAAGTTATTTAGTTGTCCCCTGTTGTTTTTTTCATAGCAAATGGATTTAGCAGTTGAGGCATTCAAGGGAAGTACTTTGTgccatcgattttttttccttgccaTGAACATTAGGAGAGCAGAAAATGTGCCACCAAGTGAAGAATTCATTTAACATAAATCTCTCCATACTTGGCCACAGAAATTATGACATGTCAGCAGCTAATCATCTCTGTCCTCTAAGCAGAACAGGTAGGCAACAAGACCAATAACAGGAAGAAACCTTACTGAATTCACAAACTCAGTAGCACTTGCCTTCACGTTCTGAATATTGTCCGCGATCAACCATGGCTGGAATATGGAATACAGCAGTATGTCCCAAAGAAATGCATAAGCAAGCCGCTCTGAAAAGACATAACTTTGGACATACTGCCAGCGTTCAGCAATGCCCCCAAAACTAGCATCCGCGCGACCAAAGAGTGCCCAAGCAATCGACAAAATACAGACCAAGCCACCAGTTAGGCCGACAATTGGAGCACCTCTTACCATAACTGAACCCAATTTTGATGTTTGTGGTGGAGACTTGTCCTTGTCAGGATCATTGAGTCGGATTGCCATGTAAGGTATCAGGAAAGCTAAACAAATAAAAATTGTTGTTAGATAATCTGAAGTGATCTATCCATGAGCTGCAAAGCACTTCTTGTCGGTTAGATCATACTGTTTGTGAGGaacatctgaaaaccccacagtAGGTCGAGTGATCCCTTGAACCGATCCCTCCTAGAATCCGTGAAGAGAAGCGGCGCAAAGAGCAGTGTCCAAGCGATCACAAAATTGAACAATCCTTCAGCCACCTAGGCGAGTAATACCAAATTTAGCACAAATGCTGTACCCACAAGTCATGGCAACAATCACAATGTGATAAGTGGATGCAGATCGATTTCTTACTGGGTGCAACACCGGGGATTCGAGCAGGTGAACTCCAGCTACGCTGCCCAGAAAACTCACCAATAGAATCAATGGCCGTAATGCTGTGAACTTCAAATTAGAGTGCCTCTAAAGATTCTTAAATTACAGGCGTACCA
This window of the Oryza sativa Japonica Group chromosome 4, ASM3414082v1 genome carries:
- the LOC136356264 gene encoding uncharacterized protein translates to MSNKQIFQVYHGPRNVRYGPTGVDLSDFIVSERGIDRPAERSVPSIKGWLMRGLRVDPQTSDITINVIVSRATEGFYWELMPVQNSRVWRWYLENALQRGWPLALVPFVHPKDPGVQTNMDDGEEPSVEVNETSVEEVNAREDGGVVAPVGIQPGGVADEGETVGAIVDEMEREDSDNERVKEGDSSDDETDINPAEWASEDFSGLIVSEEDSVRWEFKENEVIQGAIYSRAEDMKEAVKHFAVSLHREFWVAKSNRSQYEVRCVKEKYGCPWRVHVYKGKWKDYWTVSVVTKHTCFLPGVQKYHRNITCAFVASEMYAHVIDNLTYEPRSIIRHIEETYKYTISYAKAWRAKQKIIEMRFGTYEASYDNLPRLLGVIEERNPGSSYEVKKFPSIEHPGKSVLQRAFLALHACKMAFVNCRPVLCIDGTFLTGKYRGQILTAIGVDGNNQVLPLAFAFVESENTDSWYWFLKLVKTKVVGMKPNVCLIHDRHAGILRAIGELQFGSMERGYPGVWEDVQSRWWMHHMGANFFKQFKNKELMNMFKRLCNQNQEKKIQ
- the LOC4336063 gene encoding non-specific lipid transfer protein GPI-anchored 5, encoding MASSAVVAACVVVVAAALLLVTAPGAAAQPGGASSGSGCNAGLIRLLPCLGFVGGNNAAPSNTCCANLGSMVHDEPLCLCQALSQSGGGGAIPVPVNRTRAVQLPLLCRLDLPPAATACPGFDLGGAAPSPPVSVPRSTPNSTAPSTPTPVTVTRAPPQQMTPSPKTSSQTPEYSSGLKLIADCVPVALGFMALVSALTF
- the LOC4336064 gene encoding uncharacterized protein; amino-acid sequence: MAMAARTLALAFPLPLCAVSSPRRATPLALPRRGAARPLASLAQCPARGHSPSPRRAAGRALAPCAAMRGSGGGGGGGEFASDDGGGARALLRATLWGAEAAYILWLFLLPYAPGDPVWGISQATISDLIGLSLNFFLILPLLNSAGVHLLESPVLHPVAEGLFNFVIAWTLLFAPLLFTDSRRDRFKGSLDLLWGFQMFLTNTFLIPYMAIRLNDPDKDKSPPQTSKLGSVMVRGAPIVGLTGGLVCILSIAWALFGRADASFGGIAERWQYVQSYVFSERLAYAFLWDILLYSIFQPWLIADNIQNVKASATEFVNSVRFLPVIGLVAYLFCLEDRDD